From a single Prosthecobacter sp. genomic region:
- a CDS encoding PIG-L family deacetylase: protein MTRTLLAIGAHYDDCPFGIPGTLLRAVQKHQRVVILSLIGDYSNWPPVRGREQGLLDLSKQLAAERGMEMRFLPFKSMGFEPTLATKRAVAEVVADVKPDTAFMLWPRDRHADHEAASAICHAALSQPARLLGRDEVRSPSRVYWYDNGPGHTIGFEPDTYVDVSSEWPAASEWLGRLMAFVRKEEYDPAKNDAAMDTKTVLSRYRGLACGAKYAEALKSVRSVITSDL from the coding sequence ATGACACGAACCCTCCTCGCCATCGGCGCGCATTATGATGACTGTCCTTTTGGCATTCCGGGGACACTGCTGCGGGCCGTGCAGAAGCATCAGCGCGTCGTCATCCTCAGTTTGATCGGTGATTACTCCAACTGGCCGCCGGTGCGCGGGCGGGAGCAGGGGCTCCTTGATCTGTCGAAGCAACTGGCCGCCGAGCGCGGCATGGAGATGCGCTTCCTGCCGTTTAAGAGCATGGGTTTTGAGCCGACGCTGGCAACGAAGCGCGCCGTGGCCGAGGTCGTCGCCGACGTGAAGCCGGACACCGCCTTCATGCTCTGGCCGCGCGACCGTCATGCTGATCACGAGGCGGCCAGCGCCATCTGCCACGCGGCCTTGTCACAACCGGCGCGGCTGCTCGGTCGTGACGAGGTCAGATCGCCCTCCCGTGTTTACTGGTATGACAACGGTCCCGGCCACACCATCGGCTTCGAGCCGGACACGTATGTGGATGTTTCTTCCGAATGGCCCGCCGCCAGCGAGTGGCTGGGCCGCCTGATGGCCTTCGTGCGCAAAGAAGAGTATGACCCCGCGAAAAACGATGCTGCCATGGACACGAAAACCGTGCTGTCCCGCTATCGCGGACTGGCCTGCGGCGCCAAGTATGCTGAAGCGCTCAAAAGCGTGCGTTCAGTAATCACTTCCGACCTGTAA
- a CDS encoding ammonium transporter, whose protein sequence is MLKLNHTRTWRSMAIAAVVALTSLAFNPGDARGQTAAPAPAAAPAPAAPAPAPAAEPAPAPAAAAPTLEAVASDVADIKQYFNNMAPAGSLTGLSGPGHNAFLMVCAALVLFMTLPGLALFYGGLVRSKNVLSVLAQCLGCAGLVAILWYFVGYSLIFGEHLAPEGAPKDWAAPSWAPYLGSFKYFFLEGVGAAPNTNYAGWPSQSVFAMYQLMFAIITPGLIVGAIAERMKFSAIMLFITLWMFLVYFPLAHMVWGFDGLMNGVWNTGSTVPAIDFAGGTVVHMSSGWSALVLCILLGKRAGYGKEKMAPHSMVLVMVGTGMLWVGWYGFNAGSALAADGIAANAFMTTTLAAATACFVWAVVEKIHKGKPSVLGFCSGAVAGLVVITPAAGFVNAKAAMIIGVLAGVIPYLGVMILKPLLKYDDALDTFGVHGIGGTLGAIVTGVFANSSINGNLTTANVYVNADIAKAIADAGGQGGIVMNQLKACGITIALSVVATVVITLIVKVLVGLRPTPEEEAIGLDLTDHGEAGYEH, encoded by the coding sequence ATGCTGAAACTCAACCACACTCGAACCTGGCGCAGCATGGCAATTGCTGCGGTTGTCGCCCTCACCTCACTCGCATTCAACCCCGGCGACGCCCGAGGTCAGACTGCGGCTCCGGCACCCGCTGCCGCCCCTGCCCCGGCAGCTCCTGCACCAGCCCCTGCTGCGGAGCCTGCCCCAGCCCCCGCTGCTGCCGCTCCCACGCTGGAGGCGGTCGCCAGTGATGTGGCTGACATCAAACAGTACTTCAACAACATGGCTCCCGCAGGATCGCTGACAGGTCTCTCCGGTCCTGGGCACAACGCCTTCCTCATGGTCTGCGCTGCTCTGGTGCTGTTCATGACGCTCCCCGGTCTGGCCTTGTTCTACGGTGGTCTGGTTCGCTCCAAGAACGTCCTCTCCGTGCTCGCCCAGTGCCTCGGCTGCGCCGGTCTGGTCGCCATCCTGTGGTACTTCGTGGGTTACTCGCTCATCTTTGGCGAGCATCTCGCTCCTGAAGGCGCTCCCAAAGACTGGGCCGCTCCTTCCTGGGCTCCCTACCTCGGCAGCTTCAAGTACTTCTTCCTTGAAGGCGTCGGCGCTGCTCCCAACACCAACTACGCCGGCTGGCCGAGCCAGTCCGTGTTTGCCATGTATCAGCTCATGTTCGCCATCATCACCCCCGGCCTCATCGTCGGTGCCATTGCTGAGCGCATGAAGTTCTCCGCCATCATGCTCTTCATCACCCTCTGGATGTTCCTCGTTTACTTCCCGCTCGCTCACATGGTCTGGGGCTTCGACGGTCTCATGAACGGTGTCTGGAACACCGGTTCAACCGTTCCTGCCATCGACTTCGCCGGCGGCACCGTGGTTCACATGTCCTCCGGCTGGTCGGCTCTCGTTCTCTGCATCCTGCTCGGCAAACGCGCTGGCTACGGCAAGGAAAAGATGGCTCCTCACAGCATGGTCCTCGTCATGGTCGGCACCGGCATGCTCTGGGTCGGCTGGTATGGTTTCAATGCAGGTTCCGCTCTTGCCGCTGACGGCATCGCCGCCAACGCCTTCATGACCACCACGCTCGCCGCCGCCACCGCCTGCTTCGTCTGGGCCGTCGTGGAAAAAATCCACAAAGGCAAGCCCTCCGTCCTCGGCTTCTGCTCTGGCGCTGTCGCCGGCCTGGTCGTCATCACTCCGGCTGCTGGTTTCGTGAATGCCAAGGCCGCCATGATCATCGGCGTCCTTGCCGGTGTCATCCCTTACCTCGGCGTCATGATCCTCAAGCCGCTCCTCAAGTATGACGACGCCCTCGACACCTTTGGCGTCCACGGCATCGGCGGCACCCTTGGAGCCATCGTCACCGGGGTCTTTGCCAACAGCAGCATCAACGGCAACCTCACCACGGCGAACGTCTATGTGAACGCGGATATCGCCAAGGCGATCGCCGACGCTGGCGGTCAGGGTGGCATTGTGATGAACCAGCTCAAGGCTTGCGGCATCACCATCGCCCTCTCCGTCGTCGCCACCGTGGTCATCACCCTCATCGTGAAAGTCCTCGTCGGCCTCCGTCCGACACCCGAGGAAGAAGCCATCGGCCTCGACCTCACCGACCACGGCGAAGCAGGTTACGAACATTAA
- a CDS encoding plastocyanin/azurin family copper-binding protein, producing the protein MKQACLLLTAITALSLPALAQDANVATIELKPSANPSTPLAYEKTELAVKAGQKIKLTLNNTGGILPQPHNFLLLKPGKLDAVGALANAMLADPQGMAKSYIPEAAKPDILANTKLVQPNSSETIEFTAPAEAGDYPYICTFPGHWMLMRGVMHVTK; encoded by the coding sequence ATGAAGCAAGCCTGCCTCCTCCTCACTGCCATCACCGCACTCAGCCTTCCCGCCCTCGCGCAGGATGCGAATGTCGCCACCATCGAACTCAAGCCCAGCGCGAATCCTTCGACACCGCTTGCCTATGAAAAGACCGAGCTTGCCGTCAAAGCCGGCCAGAAGATCAAGCTCACCCTCAACAACACCGGCGGCATCCTCCCCCAGCCGCATAACTTCCTCCTGCTCAAGCCCGGCAAACTGGATGCCGTGGGCGCCCTCGCCAATGCCATGCTCGCCGACCCCCAGGGCATGGCCAAGAGCTACATCCCCGAGGCCGCCAAGCCCGACATCCTCGCCAACACCAAGCTCGTGCAGCCCAACTCGAGCGAGACCATTGAGTTCACCGCCCCTGCTGAAGCTGGCGACTATCCCTACATCTGCACCTTCCCCGGCCACTGGATGCTGATGCGTGGTGTGATGCACGTCACCAAGTAA